One Gordonia zhaorongruii DNA segment encodes these proteins:
- the trpC gene encoding indole-3-glycerol phosphate synthase TrpC: MSSQSVLDSIIDGVKADLAAREAVLDLAAVKELVKKAPEPRDATAALRQSDIGVIAEVKRSSPSKGQLSNIVDPAELAQAYEAGGARVISVLTEERRFKGSLADLDAVRAVVDIPILRKDFVVGPYQIHEARAHGADVVLLIVAALEQSVLTSLIDRVESLGMTALVEVHTAEEADRALEAGATVVGVNARNLKTLEVDRDTFSSIAPGLPSNVVRVAESGVRGTADLLAYAGAGADAVLVGEGLVTSGDPRAAVADLVTAGSHPSCPKPSR; encoded by the coding sequence GTGAGTAGCCAGTCAGTGCTTGATTCGATCATCGACGGCGTCAAAGCTGACCTCGCTGCGCGCGAAGCCGTTCTCGACCTGGCTGCGGTCAAGGAACTCGTGAAGAAGGCTCCCGAACCGCGCGACGCCACCGCAGCTCTTCGCCAGTCGGACATCGGGGTGATCGCGGAGGTCAAGAGGTCGAGCCCGTCCAAGGGGCAGCTCTCCAACATCGTCGACCCCGCCGAACTGGCGCAGGCCTACGAGGCCGGGGGAGCCCGCGTCATCAGCGTGCTCACCGAGGAGCGCCGGTTCAAGGGATCACTCGCCGATCTGGACGCAGTGCGCGCCGTCGTCGACATCCCGATCCTCCGCAAGGACTTCGTCGTCGGTCCGTATCAGATCCACGAGGCTCGGGCGCACGGTGCCGACGTGGTACTCCTCATCGTCGCCGCACTCGAACAGTCGGTGCTGACCTCGCTCATCGATCGGGTCGAGTCGCTCGGTATGACGGCGCTCGTCGAGGTGCACACGGCAGAGGAAGCGGACCGCGCACTCGAAGCGGGTGCAACCGTCGTCGGGGTGAACGCCCGCAACCTCAAGACCCTCGAAGTGGATCGAGACACCTTCTCGAGCATCGCGCCGGGCCTGCCGTCGAATGTGGTGCGCGTCGCCGAGTCCGGCGTCCGAGGCACCGCCGATCTGCTCGCGTACGCCGGAGCCGGAGCCGATGCGGTTCTGGTCGGCGAGGGGCTCGTGACGTCGGGCGATCCGCGGGCGGCCGTCGCCGATCTGGTGACCGCAGGCTCACACCCGTCGTGCCCCAAACCGTCGCGCTGA